One region of Eurosta solidaginis isolate ZX-2024a chromosome X, ASM4086904v1, whole genome shotgun sequence genomic DNA includes:
- the LOC137234142 gene encoding small integral membrane protein 12-A-like, whose amino-acid sequence MWPILMAILRRNAVHITLPVAAVVGFIGYNLQSLVSDTYTHYSKSIKELRAERLAAEAQTDPAQRENLYFNVGVLERNLPRSLEPKS is encoded by the coding sequence ATGTGGCCGATCCTTATGGCAATATTACGCCGCAATGCTGTTCACATTACATTGCCAGTTGCTGCAGTTGTTGGTTTCATCGGTTACAATTTGCAAAGTTTAGTCTCGGACACGTACACGCATTACAGTAAATCTATAAAAGAACTTCGGGCTGAACGTTTAGCCGCGGAGGCACAAACGGATCCAGCGCAGAGAGAAAATCTGTATTTTAATGTTGGCGTTTTAGAAAGGAATCTGCCACGATCATTGGAGCcgaaatcataa